The genomic segment AAGTCCATACTGATTGGTTATCTTCTCTGGGCATTTCTCTATATTGACTTGGTGGGGTTAACAAGAATATGATGGCTTTGTTTACTTGAAATGTCTCATTTAGTTGGGGAAATGGTTTCTATCCATAAGAAGCTCTAATTGGCTCCCCTTTCCCCCAGGCCTATAGGTTACAGTCTCGGCCTCGTGGACTGGCACTGGTGCTGAGCAATGTGCACTTCACTGGAGAGAAAGACCTAGAATTTCGCTCTGGAGGGGATGTGGACCACAGCACTCTGGTCACCCTCTTCAGGCTCTTAGGCTACAAAGTTCATGTTCTACTTGACCAGACTGCTCAGGTACATCTAATGTGTACGGTAGAGAGCTGAGCAACACTGGGGCCAGACTcatcctctgctcctctgcctgctggaTAGGTCTTACTCAGGTTACTTTCTTCTCCCTACCTTTTTACCCATTCTGCTCTGTCCTACCTtacaacccagttaaaaaaaaaaaaaaaaaaagaattagggccAGCGAGCTGCTTCAGTGTTAACTTCTCAGAGTCACTGTGCTCTCCCTGGGTAATACTGGTCCCAGATTGGTCTGTCACTCTCATATATTCAGAGAGTCAATTCCTAGTCACTCGGGATGTGAGGAGACCCTGAGATTCATCCAACCAGTCAGGAAAGATATTTATAAACCAGGACAACACAGGACATTTACTCCTTGGTTTGCCATTGTCTCTTACATGTCCGGTTATTGATCAGTTATTATTACTTCGGCAGATGATATTCTTGCAAATGAAAGTTTACTAGAACTGTCCATGGTGGTTTAATGAGTGAATATGGGGAAATTCCTTACTCTTACCAGTTGTGTGACCACAAGACAGATCTTAGGGGAGATTACTTCTAAACTGGATTCCTGCAAATCACAAGCATTTTCATTATTCCCTGTTAACCCTCAATTACTGAGCTATACTGCTGATTTAGTTACCTTTAGGTATTTCTGTTCTGAAATTGATAGTAGCCTATTAGTAAATAGATActaattattcatcttttttccatttccatccctttcctttttttttttttaaagattttatttatttatttgacagagagagatcacaagtagacggagaggaaggcagagagagagagagggggggaagcaggcttcttgctgagcagagagcccaatgtgggactcgatcccaggaccctgagatcatgacctgagccgaaggcagcggcttaacccactgagccacccaggcgccccaatccctttccttttttttaaagttttaattttaattccagttagttaacgtacagtgttaAAACAGTTTCATGTATATAGTACAGTAATTCAATGCTTCCGTATATTACTCCcaaatccccatcacctgtctcACCCATCCACGCCCACCcctaattctttattttgattccaGAATAATAGCACTTTCCTAAACTTGCCTTTGGGAATGTCAGTGGTAAAATCAAAGTTTCTAGGACATTCACTTCGATTTGTTGAGGTAGAGAATCTGTTTTGTCTTCAGCATTgtctgtggtttttatttctgtatcttagcTATCTTCCATGAGAATGATTGTgtaagagcatgtgactcttgatcttgggttgtgagttcaagccccatgttggacatagaggttactttaaaaattaattaattttgagcACTTTACAATGGTGGGGGGACTATGTTTGCtctactaaaattttttttaaatgtgaatctGAAATTCATAGCACCTCAGTTAGATGAGGGAGTCTTGACATCAGCAAAAGTAGAAGTACTTACCCTTACATTCTGAAGGACCAAGCAAGAGTAGACAGTGTATTTTACAGTAGTTAAGAGAATGAAACAATCCGCCTGGGTAGATCTGGTCAGAAGGATAAATGgagggtgtgggtgtgtgagCAGGACTTGAAAGAAGCTACTCAAGCACAGGGGAGTGATGAACGGGTCCTAGGCAGGGAGAATGGCCTACAGAtaggaaatgtgtgtgtgatGTTAGGGACCTAATGGGTAAACCAAATGTCTAGGACAAAGGAGTGCCAAGAATAAGATTGGGATCAGAACGCCATGACCTTGAACTTCCATGTTTTAGAAAAACattagtaggggcacctgggtggctcagtcgttacgagtctacctttggctcaggtcatgatcccagggtcctgggatcaagccctgcatcaggctccctgctctgcggggagccttgCTTCTCAgtctcttgtgttctctctctcgctgtctttctctgtcaagtaaataaataaaatatttttttaaaaaaggaagtaagagaaaaacaTTAGTAATTCTTTTAACAAAAAGGTGATACATTCACAGTGATGATTCAAGGCAccattgaaaagaaagaagtagagacCAGTGGCAGGGAATCCAGTGTGGAGTTAATATAATGCCAATATAAGATGTTGGGAGCCTGGACAAAACATTGGAACAATAGGGAAATAATATGTATGGAAAATAGCACAATGGCATGATTGTACTATAAGAGCTTGGTAGTTAAATGATTGCATatggaagaagacagaaaaattaagtaaggAATTGAGGGTTCTCAAGAGATGTCAGGACCAAAAATGTAATTTGGGCATTACGTGTGTAGGAGAAATACTTTAAGTGATGAGAGTATGAGATCTTTGAGGAGAGTAGAGTAACAAGAGCAGAAAGCATAGGACTGAATCTTGGGATAGAACCCTCCCTGTGCAGCCTCGTCCTCAGCTTTGGAGATTCAGAAATGTGAGGAGGACATTGCAAAGTCGGTTTCCAACAGTGGCCAGTCAAACTCTGAGATACAGTTAAAACCAAGTAGTTACAATGGGTATGATAATTTGGTTCTTTGGGCATCTGCACAGAGTACTTTCTTCGTAATAGGACTTCTCAAGAGActcaactcttaaaaaaaaaaaaagagagagagagactcaactCTTTTATCATCTGATTATTTGATGAGCCGAAGAgaaccaaaaaaattaagatcCTCCACCCCccattatacctttttttttttttaaagattttatttatttatttgtcagagagagagagagagcgagcacaggcagacagagtggcaggcagaggcagagggagaagcaggctccccacagaacaaggagcccgatgtgggactcgatcccaggacgctgggatcatgacctgagccgaaggcagctgcttaaccaactgtctacccaggcgtcccccattaTACCTTTTGACTtcaaaaataattgcatttaaaaattcagagtatAGTCTTAGCTAACCCTCTTCACTTGACAGTACTTTACAGTGCACTGGTGTTCTCACCACTTGTGtgggttttcagtttttctctttgtcatcaaAGTCTTCTGTCACCATGCCTCCCTCCTGAGGTTACTAGTTCTAGAATTACAGTTTATCCTGTGCTAGGAAATGAGATACATTTTAAAGTGGCAAATTTCCTTTTACCATGTGGTATTGATTTTTAACTTGCATATGGGCTACAGACTGCCTTGAAACTGTAAGGGTGCACTAGGGGCCATCCCTGGAGAATGTAGCTAGCCATAAAATTTTTCGTGTCATCTCAGAGGGTTTATAGTTTATTCCCTTGTGTCCCCCAACCTCCAGTCAAAAACACAGGCAAGAGTGAAGAACCTTGCTATTTTTAGAAGTACTATAATTTTATTAGTAATAAATCTAGAGATTCTGTTTTAAGCTGTGCTACTTTTGgaaaatttccccccaaatgaaTAACCCCCAGTTTCCAGTTTAGTACTGTTAAATTCGATTACTGAGTATGTGTGTTCTTACTTAGGCTTTGTTGTCCTCTATTTACTGATCTAAGAGTCTCACTAAAGTTCAAAATGCTCATGAGTAGGTGccaaacatatgtttttattgcCTTCTTCCAGCAAAATTAGCATCAACTACTCTGTGttaaaattccaaatgaaaaaataaaatctttgcaaatGAGAATTCTATTATGGTCAACTCTAGAAGAACATTCATACTTCTGTAGTCTCTTGAGATTATATATTcctgaaataaatgattttggatatctttttattatcttaaGATTTCCAATATTATGATTGGCTTCTCTTGACCCAGAAAATGTACATACTTTTCAATCAAGccaatttcttcttcatttccagTTTAGTTACAGACTTTCAACTCTTCTATACAATTGTCTCTGTTACCTGCAAACAAAAGTATTCCAAACAGACAAGTAGTTCTCAGACTTCAGCATGTCAAagtcacctggagggcttattaaaacaGTTTGCTGCGACccaaaattttgcatttcttgcAAGTTTCCAGAACTACTGCATGTATTATACAAGTGTGCTTTTTATTGGGAGCTGTACCTGATAACTGTTAAGTAAGGTTATGCTGTAACTGTCCTCCCTAGTTTGCTATCATTATACTCATTATAGTTCACTAAAATTCATAGTAAAATgaacttgttttctctcttctggtCTCAAATAGGAGAGACCACTCAGACTTCTTGAGTTGTAGAGGAGGCATAGGTTTAACAGTTTGTATTGGAGTATTTACTATTTGGTGTAACTTTCCATTGGAAAAGTTGCTTAAGGCAGAGTGATATTCGTGTATGGCAACCTGGTACACCGTAAACAAGAGTCTTAAGTTGGACTAAAGATGGACCAGTAGTAGGTTTTCTGAAAAGATAACATTGCTACTCCATGTTAGATATGCACATTGTGATAACGGCAGAATGATCagtatgtgccagacattgttatAAATCCTTTCTacatagtatttcatttaatctttatgaaATTGGAGAACATTTACTCTTAATTATCTTCTTACAAAATGAGTATTAGAGATTTGAGGGGCCAAAAAACTGAACTCGTTTCAATTTGTGAACCCAGGGCTCAAACCCAAGTCTTTCTAATCCTGTAGCCCATGTATGTAGCCATGGTCCTGTGCAGCATTCTCTGGTGTGCTCTTCGGTGCATGAAGCATTTTACCCAGATATTGTCACGTCCCGGAGAACGTAAAATCTCGGGccgaaaacagcatggaagtacTGTCATTCTCTATTATCATGATTCCATTAGCCCTTTATCAGAACGATTTATTTCCTTATGGCTGGATAGGTGTTTTACTCATTCATAGCTCACCTGGTGGTCCCCCTTGtgccatttatatttatatagagagcCTTTGCTCTAAGAAAGGGATCAGATTGATGATTGGGGAGTGGAGAAAATTAACTAGCTATTAATTAGCTTTATTAGTGTCTTGGTTTAGTCCAAGAACTCTTGACATATCTCAGTGAGTTTGGATTTTGTGAGATAATATTCAGAATTCTGTATCTGAAGTCATGCATCTTTCTGATGAGTCCACAGCCTTTTTTAGCCTTTCCTAGGGTGTCTGACTTCTCTTTTCATTGACCACAGTAATAAACAGCTTAGGGTTAGGGTTtcagaaaccaaagaaagatTCTGTTGGTGCTGACTGCAGTGAACAAcactaaaatgtgtttttcctcCAGGAAATGCAAGAGAAACTTGAGAACTTTGCCCAGTTACCTGCCCACCGTGTCACCGACTCCTGCATTGTGGCGCTTCTCTCTCACGGTGTGGAGGGCGGCATCTATGGTGTGGATGGCAAACTGCTTCAGGTGTGTGTCATCTTGTGGCGACAGCTGTTCATGCTCGATGACTTCCCCTCCTGCCTACCTGTCTCTCTCGTAACGGTTGCCGTAGTCCATGGAGGACTCAGAAAGGCCTGCGGTCTACTtaacctctcttctcttttctgtctttctggtaGCTTCAAGAGGTTTTTCGGCTCTTTGATAACGCCAGCTGCCCAAACCTACAGAACAAACCGAAAATGTTCTTCATCCAGGCCTGCCGTGGAGGTGAGTGCCCTGGCAGGTCAGCACCTGGGCGGTGGCTCCTGGGCAGCCTCCCACCAGCTCTCACTCTCCTGTTTGCTCCTCTCAGGTGCTATTGGATCCCTTGGGCACCTCCTTCTGTTCACTGCTGCCACCGCCTCTCTTGCTCTGTAAGTGTCTCCCAATGCATGGGGTGTGCTGGGACTTGGGCAGCCCATGGCTCTCAGGTTGGTCAGCTCTCTGTGCACCACCATCTCCTCTTCTCAGGACTCTCTTTAGCAGTGCCTTTGCCTTCTTCCCGGAGAACTCTCACTTCTTCTGTGCTATTAACTCTGGTGTGCTTGTTTTTGTTACCCATTGCAGTTAAGGAGCTTctgtctgtcttttctttctctctctcccttcgtacccttcctcttttctccagccctcttcccctcttctcttctcatctGCATTCCGTTGTTGCCTCTTCTCTGCTTCATCCCTGTAGCGTGCGGGCCAGGAGTGCAGAAGCCCCAAGCCGGGCCGTGGCTCTTACTCAGCCTTGAGCTGCTTCCATCCCTCTTCTTTCTCGCATGCAGTCTCCTAACCTCGAAGAGCCGGGACACCGAGGCTGTGCTCCGAAGACATGCCAGCATACTTCTTCTCCTAGAGGGAAACCGTAATAATTAAAAGCTCTAACCACTTTTAGCTATATCAAGTTAGAGAAGTTCCTTGATGTCCCCCCACCTTAATTTCCTCCATATAAACTGTAGGTAGTAATCAGACCTACTTCATAATGTCGTTGTGATAGTTGAATGCAATAATATGCGTGAGGGGCTTATTTTGCACCTGGCTCATAGTCCATCCATAGAAGAGGCCAGCTGTGACTGTTAACGGCATGGTCCGTGCCCTCAAGGGGCTTATAGTTTAGTTTAAAGGGCACTTTGTCCTAACATTCAAATAATTCTTATCTCTCgtgtattcaacaaatataaatgGTTAACATTATCTCTCTGATATCACcaaagaatataatttattatgGTCCTACAACATGACTAAGTTACTatcagaaaagcagaagaaactgTGTGGTCTCTCAAACTGCTACtatctaaaaaaaggaaaaaagagaaaaaaaatgtgtctcttgAAAGAGCCTTCCAGTTACTAAAAAGATAATGCAAGTATACACGAAGTAGCTTGAGAGTGAGTCGGAGGCCTCAAGCAAGGGGAAAATGAGTGAGATACAGGCCATACATATGAAGGAATAATCAGTAAGGAATAGATGCTTTAAGCCGGCTTAGTTTGAAGACATTTCATAAGTATTTTAATGTGGTAAGGCTTAATTTGGACCCAGAAGGATAAAATCTGCATAGGTGTGGAGTAGTCAATAGGGCCTCTCAGAGGAGACAGGGATACAAGGTGACAAGCACACCAAGACTGGAAGGACAGCCGCCCTCCCCCAAAATATTGTCCTGGGCCAGAAGTCTGCCTGGATCTAATTTAAAGAAGGGGCATTGGTAGGTGTGTAGTAAGATAAGGCTGGCTGCAGGCAGTACATCCAGCTGATGATAAACCTTTAGTCAAGCTGAGATTTTGGGCTTCAGCAGATAATAGTGTGGAGCTGTTGGTAGCTCAAGAAATAATGTGATGGATTCTTTTCCAGGACGATTACCATGCTGGAGAGCTACAGTGAGGGAAGAGTTTGTGAGGGCAGGAACTTACTGTTTATTCACCGGCTGGATGCACAGACCCAGGGCACTGCCTGATACATGgtagcacttaataaatattgaacAAAGGGATGAAAATTAATCTTCTCAAAAACTGTAGCAGTCACATAGAAAATAGATGGGATTTTGTGTTACTGGGAGAAgcaataacatttattgattaaTAGATCTGAGACTCGAAGCCAAGAAAGAAAGTTTCATTTTACTTGAGGGACACATTTAGATTGCCCTATTGCCTTCAGGAGGTATTActggcaaaataaaatgaaataaagacatttatgaTCATTTTCTCTAACTATATTCAGAGATATATATACAGTGTCAGATCTGGATAGGGAGAATTGCTCTTTCCTGGGGTAATCTGAatcttctctctaaaatgaaatcCTTCAAGAGATGACCTTTGAAGATTTGAACTCCCCTGTCTACTGTCGTACTTATTAGTTAATATAACTGAAGTCTATAAAATTACTCTCCTTTCTGCAGTTGCCTGGCTCCTAAACTAGAGTGAGTTCTGTGAGGGCAGGAATCTTTACATCCTGGGGCTTAATGCAAAATAGTTCCTGACACATGGCAGTTGCTCAATAACTTTTTTAGGGGGATCAGCGAATTTTGGTCATTTCCCCATAATTCTTCAAGCTTCACTTGCCTTTTGGGCTCTCAAGTGTTGCCTGGTGTAGGAATACTGTAAAAGGCTTCGCTTTCTTATTTTTGGTGTGTTAAGTTATGTGTCTTCCCTGTCTCTTTTTCCTACTGACTGTATCCCACCCACCTCCAAAATAAAACAGCAACATCCAAAAAAGAGTATGTCTGGGCATAGGTAAGGCCTGGGCCAAGAGGTTGGACATGTAGTCCAGGTATGTTGAAAATTGCTAAAATTTAGTAAGTGTTCTTTTTCAGtcatatagaagaaaataatcaaattatcccaatttttaagtttttccttttacaaatttCTCTTAAATCTTGGATGCCTGCCACAATTTGACTTATGAAATTAATAAGGAGTAAGTAACCTAAAAATACCAAAAGATTTAGAAACTGATCACGTtcggggtttttaaaaatttttttattgataaCATAGATTTGAGGTGATTTTCATACATCATGCATGTAGTAATCGTATTATCCATTTATTAACTTGGTTTtcctatttatatataaaactgatTTGTCAGCATTTAATTATGTATTGTCATAAAAAGCACTGTGACTTCCAGGTGTGTTGCTAAGTGAACAAGTAAAGACAAAGGATTTTTAGTTCTGATTACAAGGAGTGTTTGGCAATTTCCGTCTTGCGTAGAGTGGATGAAGCTGGGCAGGAATGGgagtaatgattattttttttaattcatcagcCGGAGATTGGAGGCAGCAGCTGGAAATGGCTCTTCCCAGTGAAGGTGACAGGGAACTCTGGCTTGCCTGTGGCAGGTCAGGAGCCACGGGAGGAAATAACGTCTTTGTCCATTCTGTCTGCCTTTGCTACAGATGAAACAGACCGTGGGGTGGACCAGCGAGACGGAAAGCACCACACAGGATCCTCTGAGTGCGAGGAGAGTGACGCCAGCAAAGAGGAGATGCTGAAGACCCGACTGCCCACGCGCTCAGACATGATCTGTGGCTATGCCTGCCTCAGAGGTATTCGGAGCTCCCAGAGACGTGCACATTTGCCCCCAGGCTCTCTGAGTGGGGAGGGTACAGGATGCCATGGAAGTCAAGTTTGGGACACCCAGCCGTGTAAGCTGTGCTGTGACCTTCACACTGTGCGTGGCACCATCCTTGTTGCAGGGACTGCCGCCATGCGAAACACCAAACGGGGTTCCTGGTATATTGAGGCCCTCACCCAGGTGTTCTCCGAGCGGGCTTGTGACATGCATGTGGCTGACATGCTCGTGAAGGTCAGTCATTTCCGTCCGGCTCTTGTCTGCTCAGGTTGTGCCCTCCTGCCTCACCCTGTCTGTCATCGTCTCTAGCCTGCCCCTCGTGCCAAGAGGCTCAGATGCGGGGACGGTGGGTTTCTGTCTTCGCAGGTGAACGCGCTCATCAAGGAGCGTGAGGGCTACGCCCCTGGCACGGAGTTCCACCGCTGCAAGGAGATGTCCGAGTACTGTAGCACCCTGTGCCGCCCTCTCTACCTGTTCCCGGGCCACCCTCCCACGTGACGCCGTGCCCACAGCCCTGCTGCGTGGAGGCCTGAGGGGACCTGTCCTATTCTGGTGCGCGGTGTCTCTTCTCCCTCAGGGATTGGGAATCTCCAGGGCTTGTGGAGCATGCCCGTCCTCTCCGCCTGGGTGCGCGGGACCACAGGCCAGCCCCTCCTGTGGCAGCTCCCTTCCTGTAGAGCGGACTCTGGCCGGATGGGCAGCTGCAGTAGAGGAGCCTGGCCGATGATATTAAGAGCACAGTGTCTTTATGGGGAGAGGGCATGTGGGTTTCCCCACAGTTAGTGTTCACTTCCTGCCCGCAGGTCTTTGGTAGACAGCACTTTGGTAATTGCTTTTATTACATTAGCTAAGACGTTTCGAAAACcatcccctttcttttttctttcatatttccaCCCCATTTATCCCAGACTGAGAGTTTGGAAAGCGTTCTGATTCAAAgtagacatttttcattttgcctCAAAAGGGCAGACAGGACTGGCGGCATATGGCTTCCGCGTGTGTGGTCGGGACCTGTGTGGTTGGGACCGCAAGGCCACCCAGTGGAAGGCTGGGGTTCTTCGCTCTGCAGTTGGCTCCTTTGGGCTCAAGGAATCCTACTGAGGACCCCTGGTACCTGGAACTCCTTGATCTTTGCTCAGGGAAGTTCCAGAGTTTTCTTAAtcagagattctctctctgagCTTAGTTACTGAGATGAACCTCAGCAGAGAGTGTTAGCAGAGGCAGATTAGGGTGGTATGCTTCCTCATACTCTAACCTGTCACCTTATCTTTTGCTTCCTCTGAAAtgtccttttcttaaaaaagcatCCTAGTTGTTATCTCCCTACTTCCTGTTTCTCCCCTTTCACCTTCTCATCCTGTTTACTGCTGCCACCAAATCTGTCTAATATACTACTTTAATTGGATCATTTGGCTGCTCACAGATATAATGTGGTAGCTTGTTCCTGCTTTCTGTTTCAGTATTAAATCCCCTTTGATTTTATATGGCCCGTTTTCCCTTCTCCCAGGTCTCCATCTTAGAGAGGCTGTTGGCTGTACGTGCTGTGTCCCCTAGAAATCTTCTTTATCTGTGCCATGTGTCCTGCTTTCCCTGTTCTTCAGGGACTTCTCTTGTCCCTCCAGTCTGATCTCTATATGACAgattttggtttggggtttttaaatataaatctgatCATCTCACTCCCCTGCTAAGATTTCTGTTATACCTGAAGTAATGTCCAAACTCCTAACCTTGGCCTATATGGCTCCTACCTTCCCCTTGAACCTCATTAAAGGCTGATTTCCTTCTAAGTGACTGTCTCAGCACCATCCCCAGTTTCTCAAACATGCTGAGGTCTTTCCCGCCCTGGACCATCACAGACACTTTTCTGGGGTCTACTGAGCTCCATTCCTCACAAGTCTTGGCTTAAATGCCTCCTTCTTATGGAGGCCTTCTTGGGTCATTCTGTCTAAATAATCTTCCATGTTTCTTTATTACTGCATCCTGTTTAATTCCTTCATTGCACTTAGCACAATTTCTAATTACGTTTTTGCTTGCTTCACTTGGTCATTTCTGTTTCCCCTACTAGGTTGTAAGCTCCCTGAGGATAGAAAccttgtctctgtttcttttgttcACCAGTATatacccagcacctggcacatggtaggtcttcaataaatgtttttgggTGAAGGAAGAAAGCAACCCTGGCTAGAACCCTACTTCTGGACAAAATTTCCCTTGAACAATATACACAGTTTAGTATTTATACTCTAGGTTTTTccaggtgttttgttttatccACTGATAGTACTAGCTTGTGAAGACAGATGTCATGTGTCAGACGCCATCTTCCACATCTCCCATGATCCCTGGCACAGTGCTCAACCTGTAGTAGttcagatgctcagtaaatacttgttgtgTGAGCTGGGGGGTTTGGAGATTTTTGCTGAGTCCTGCTTTTGGATCAGTATCATATGGAAGTATTTAGGTGATAGAACCTTTCCATTTCCCACTGCCAGGATTTTATATTGCCTCCAGGTGCCAAATAAATGCTCATATTTATTGCTGATGTGTGCCTGACATCTCTTTTTCCACAGATAATCTTCTGAAGTTcacatattctcattttcttggcCCTTTACAGCACTCCTCACCACCTCCCAAGGCAAACAGAGCTGAAcacccttctccctttgctgccaCGATTTTTGTTACAGATACAGGTGGGGGCCCGTCTCAGCTGTCAT from the Lutra lutra chromosome 11, mLutLut1.2, whole genome shotgun sequence genome contains:
- the CASP2 gene encoding caspase-2 isoform X2 translates to MAAPSTGSRPALQRKALMAADRGRRILGVCGMHPDHQEALKKNRVVLAKQLLLSELLEHLLERDIITLEMREHIQAKVGSFSQNVELLNLLPKRGPHAFDAFCVALRETKQGHLEDLLLTTLSGLQHALPPLSCDYDLSLPFPMCESCPPHKQLRLSPDTAEHSLDNGDGPPCLQVKPCTPEFYQTHYQLAYRLQSRPRGLALVLSNVHFTGEKDLEFRSGGDVDHSTLVTLFRLLGYKVHVLLDQTAQEMQEKLENFAQLPAHRVTDSCIVALLSHGVEGGIYGVDGKLLQLQEVFRLFDNASCPNLQNKPKMFFIQACRGDETDRGVDQRDGKHHTGSSECEESDASKEEMLKTRLPTRSDMICGYACLRGTAAMRNTKRGSWYIEALTQVFSERACDMHVADMLVKVNALIKEREGYAPGTEFHRCKEMSEYCSTLCRPLYLFPGHPPT
- the CASP2 gene encoding caspase-2 isoform X3, whose product is MAAPSTGSRPALQRKALMAADRGRRILGVCGMHPDHQEALKKNRVVLAKQLLLSELLEHLLERDIITLEMREHIQAKVGSFSQNVELLNLLPKRGPHAFDAFCVALRETKQGHLEDLLLTTLSGLQHALPPAYRLQSRPRGLALVLSNVHFTGEKDLEFRSGGDVDHSTLVTLFRLLGYKVHVLLDQTAQEMQEKLENFAQLPAHRVTDSCIVALLSHGVEGGIYGVDGKLLQLQEVFRLFDNASCPNLQNKPKMFFIQACRGDETDRGVDQRDGKHHTGSSECEESDASKEEMLKTRLPTRSDMICGYACLRGTAAMRNTKRGSWYIEALTQVFSERACDMHVADMLVKVNALIKEREGYAPGTEFHRCKEMSEYCSTLCRPLYLFPGHPPT
- the CASP2 gene encoding caspase-2 isoform X1, which produces MAAPSTGSRPALQRKALMAADRGRRILGVCGMHPDHQEALKKNRVVLAKQLLLSELLEHLLERDIITLEMREHIQAKVGSFSQNVELLNLLPKRGPHAFDAFCVALRETKQGHLEDLLLTTLSGLQHALPPLSCDYDLSLPFPMCESCPPHKQLRLSPALCATDTAEHSLDNGDGPPCLQVKPCTPEFYQTHYQLAYRLQSRPRGLALVLSNVHFTGEKDLEFRSGGDVDHSTLVTLFRLLGYKVHVLLDQTAQEMQEKLENFAQLPAHRVTDSCIVALLSHGVEGGIYGVDGKLLQLQEVFRLFDNASCPNLQNKPKMFFIQACRGDETDRGVDQRDGKHHTGSSECEESDASKEEMLKTRLPTRSDMICGYACLRGTAAMRNTKRGSWYIEALTQVFSERACDMHVADMLVKVNALIKEREGYAPGTEFHRCKEMSEYCSTLCRPLYLFPGHPPT